A region from the Lycium barbarum isolate Lr01 chromosome 8, ASM1917538v2, whole genome shotgun sequence genome encodes:
- the LOC132607011 gene encoding uncharacterized protein LOC132607011 yields the protein MIHLKSIHSSLTPNQQASFNKTSHFKRKKTFISLCKSRNSDSDNPTPKGDTRQQELLATIVLLQTQKVRLTEYLDERSAYLTQFAEQANTEMDQIGENALKELDEAGARIMGNIENQMQVFEESVGLNKQEIEENEKKLEEFEGQMEEGRNEWLFFKSLRQRRPLDKAKAKEEMEKIKQLSRENAGSKTRRNVYLAFIGLVVIGIADVFISSPSDWRKGAVLGIILVCLLSQVIYEQSVLSGTGLEGKQKSKEDKK from the exons ATGATCCATCTAAAATCTATTCATTCCTCTTTGACACCTAACCAACAGGCTTCTTTTAATAAAACAAGCCATTTTAAGAGGAAAAAGACCTTCATTTCCTTATGCAAGTCAAGAAATTCAGATTCAGATAATCCTACACCTAAAGGAGATACCCGTCAGCAAGAATTGCTTGCCACAATTGTTCTGCTTCAAACACAGAAAGTTCGTTTAACCGAATACTTAGATGAAAGATCTGCATATCTAACACAGTTTGCTGAACAAGCCAATACTGAAATGGACCAGATTGGTGAAAATGCCCTCAAAGAACTAGATGAAGCTGGTGCAAGG ATAATGGGAAATATAGAGAACCAAATGCAAGTTTTTGAAGAATCAGTAGGATTGAACAAACAGGAGATAGAAGAGAATGAAAAGAAGTTGGAAGAATTTGAAGGCCAAATGGAGGAGGGAAGAAATGAATGGCTTTTCTTTAAGAGCTTAAGGCAAAGACGACCTCTGGACAAAGCAAAAGCTAAGGAGGAGATGGAGAAGATTAAGCAACTTAGTAGAGAAAATGCTGGATCAAAGACTAGAAGGAATGTTTACCTTGCATTTATAGGCCTTGTAGTAATTGGGATTGCAGATGTTTTCATCTCTTCACCTTCTGATTGGAGAAAAGGTGCAGTTCTTGGGATTATTTTGGTGTGTTTGCTTTCTCAAGTCATCTATGAGCAGAGTGTTTTATCAGGAACAGGACTGGAGGGAAAACAGAAATCCAAAGAAGACAAAAAGTGA
- the LOC132607012 gene encoding protein OCTOPUS-like, translated as MNPTTTTTDPTQPPPPPLPPPQPPRSSFSCDKHPHEDFTGFCPECLFERLTTLDNPSTNNNNNNNNNPSSSSRIKSLFSKTNLPPRPTTKPSSFFPELRRTKSFSASRNEGLSLFEPQRKSCDVRVRNTLWSLFSETKNPHPEDNSGGGFLANNPVIESKEEEEDEQVNVVVNEITEEITEEFQSPLENSSGGQVISSEIVEEEVVNGDILMPMKDHIDLDSQAKKPSRDLKEIAGSFLSAASVFSKKWHHWRRKQKAKKRNNCENSSTLSLEKPTISRKFRETQSEIADYGFGRRSCDTEPRFSLDIGRISIDDPRYSFDEPRASCDVHFMGRNIPRVPPMVSVIEDAPVVAQVQRADDQIPVEESPVSANCIGEETDLPGGSAQTRDYYLDSSSRRRKSLDRSNSIRKTAAAVVAEIDEMKAVSNAKVQPERDLNSISVSNPNSLRDDYSETFELTGFKDSSGSGIGNGERKGSKKSKKWAWNIWGFIHKKGNGNKDEEDDRYSRSNGVERSFSGSWRNGDLRGGLNRNMFRSNSSVSWRNSTNIGGSFGTVRNLGIDTNGNSKKKDDFVLERNRSARYSPNHVDNGFLRFHFAPMRGSRRGLPAQNRSNGRSVLRLY; from the coding sequence ATGAATCCCACCACCACTACAACCGACCCAACACAACCACCACCTCCACCACTTCCACCACCACAACCACCTCGTTCTTCCTTCAGTTGTGACAAACACCCACATGAAGATTTCACTGGTTTTTGCCCTGAATGTCTCTTTGAACGCCTCACCACCTTAGATAATCCTtccactaacaacaacaacaacaataacaacaacccttcttcttcttctcgtATCAAATCCCTTTTCTCCAAAACTAATCTCCCCCCTAGACCCACCACAAAACCCAGTTCTTTTTTCCCTGAACTTCGTCGTACTAAGTCATTTTCAGCTTCAAGAAACGAGGGGTTGAGCTTATTTGAGCCTCAACGTAAGTCTTGTGACGTTCGTGTTCGTAACACACTTTGGTCCTTGTTTTCTGAGACAAAAAACCCGCATCCTGAGGATAATAGTGGAGGCGGTTTTCTTGCTAATAATCCTGTTATCGAgtctaaagaagaagaagaagacgaacaAGTCAATGTGGTGGTGAATGAAATAACTGAAGAAATAACTGAAGAGTTTCAGTCCCCTTTGGAAAACAGTTCTGGCGGACAGGTCATCAGTTCAGAAATTGTGGAAGAAGAAGTGGTGAATGGTGATATATTAATGCCAATGAAAGATCATATAGATCTCGATTCCCAAGCGAAAAAGCCTTCAAGGGATTTGAAGGAAATTGCAGGAAGTTTCTTATCTGCAGCATCTGTTTTCAGCAAGAAATGGCATCACTGGAGACGAAAACAAAAGGCGAAAAAACGAAACAATTGTGAGAATTCATCTACATTGTCATTGGAAAAACCCACCATTTCAAGAAAATTCAGGGAAACACAGTCAGAGATTGCTGATTATGGGTTTGGAAGAAGGTCTTGCGATACTGAACCTCGATTTTCTCTCGATATTGGGAGGATTAGTATCGATGATCCGAGGTATTCTTTCGATGAGCCTCGAGCTTCTTGTGATGTGCATTTCATGGGAAGGAACATTCCTAGGGTGCCACCTATGGTTTCAGTGATAGAAGATGCACCAGTAGTTGCACAAGTTCAACGGGCTGATGACCAAATTCCGGTTGAAGAATCGCCTGTTTCAGCGAATTGTATTGGTGAGGAAACTGATTTGCCTGGAGGGTCTGCTCAAACTAGGGACTATTATTTGGATTCGTCTTCGAGGCGAAGGAAGAGTCTTGATAGATCTAACTCAATTAGGAAAACAGCTGCAGCTGTAGTGGCAGAAATTGATGAGATGAAAGCAGTGTCTAATGCTAAAGTTCAGCCTGAAAGGGATTTGAATTCGATTTCGGTTTCAAATCCCAATTCTTTAAGGGATGATTACTCAGAGACTTTTGAGTTGACAGGTTTTAAGGATAGTAGTGGTTCCGGGATTGGAAATGGGGAACGAAAAGGATCGAAAAAGTCAAAGAAGTGGGCTTGGAATATATGGGGTTTTATACATAAGAAAGGTAATGGAAACAAAGATGAGGAAGATGACAGGTATAGTAGATCGAACGGGGTGGAGAGGTCGTTTTCAGGATCTTGGAGAAATGGTGATTTAAGAGGGGGTCTTAATAGGAATATGTTTAGGAGTAATAGCAGTGTTAGTTGGAGAAACTCAACTAATATTGGTGGATCTTTTGGAACTGTGAGGAATCTTGGAATTGATACTAATGGTAATAGTAAAAAGAAAGATGATTTTGTGTTGGAGAGGAATCGGAGTGCAAGGTATTCGCCTAATCATGTAGATAACGGGTTCTTGCGGTTCCATTTTGCTCCTATGAGAGGCAGCCGGAGAGGTTTACCAGCTCAAAATAGGTCAAATGGGAGGAGCGTACTTCGCCTGTACTAA